One segment of Flavobacteriales bacterium DNA contains the following:
- a CDS encoding response regulator transcription factor, with protein sequence MAFKASEIQSSPKSTLIHDLSDREREVLRLIAMGRSTKMLADELNISVGTAETHRHSIMKKLKVSNVAGMVRIAVKAGLV encoded by the coding sequence TTGGCATTTAAAGCTTCAGAAATACAGTCGAGCCCCAAATCAACACTCATTCACGATTTGTCGGATCGCGAGCGCGAAGTCTTGCGACTCATTGCCATGGGCCGCTCGACTAAAATGTTGGCCGATGAATTGAACATCTCTGTGGGCACTGCTGAAACCCATCGACACTCAATCATGAAGAAGCTCAAAGTCAGCAATGTCGCCGGTATGGTCAGAATTGCGGTGAAAGCGGGATTGGTGTGA
- a CDS encoding response regulator transcription factor: MKVIVVDDHQLVLEGFTGILTHGGCHIVGSYTDPRKALTAILELKPDVVLTDLDMPHLNGQELITEVRAKIPEQKFVLLTMHLNQQLIKKMMRLKVSADLSKNAHPEELMEAVSA; encoded by the coding sequence ATGAAGGTAATTGTCGTTGACGATCATCAATTGGTGTTAGAAGGTTTTACGGGAATTCTAACTCATGGGGGCTGTCACATTGTTGGTTCATATACTGACCCTCGTAAAGCCCTAACGGCAATTCTAGAACTGAAGCCCGATGTGGTCTTAACCGATCTGGATATGCCCCATTTGAACGGGCAAGAGCTTATCACCGAAGTAAGAGCTAAAATACCCGAACAAAAGTTTGTTTTGCTTACGATGCATTTGAATCAGCAGTTGATTAAAAAGATGATGCGCCTTAAGGTCAGTGCAGACTTGTCGAAAAATGCACATCCCGAAGAGCTTATGGAAGCCGTGAGCGCGTAG
- a CDS encoding tetratricopeptide repeat protein has translation MALINQNRYEEALEELIKALELTSQVLVDNKREYALQGLYLNIGKAYIGLEQWPLALNYSKKAVSIFNVLRFKMIALNNVAAIFLETEQPDSSLKYAELSYSLADSIQDDYHRLLTKVNQAEALLKLKRYDEALPIIEGNIELSTQFDYPYGIASGLNQKANYFAGRGDYRAALEILQKAEGLAPEVSDKELLIDTWGNLEEVYVKLGNYSEAYSFQVRRDQLKDSLHSVQNTKNFNELLLRFQMAEKEKQIVEQKLELKRKEASLAKRDLQILIVSTSLVLLLLGSLTFVFRTRQLQERKVQNAVIAEKEKGLSAVISATEEERKRISKDLHDGIGQKLTALKPGIINLAPQLQDKELKQQLDQISNEFSKSAEELRQISHQMMPKALMEQGLIQALEDLLENTFKFSPITCNFEYYKVEGRYAERLEVSVYRIAQELLNNALKHARATEIHMQLMELDKQLILIVEDKGKGFDSGLAQGQGLYNIKSRLDIVKGVVNYEPGPETGMLATVTIPLS, from the coding sequence TTGGCCTTGATCAACCAGAACCGATATGAAGAAGCCCTCGAAGAGTTGATCAAGGCCTTGGAATTGACCAGTCAAGTTTTAGTTGATAATAAGCGGGAATACGCCTTGCAGGGCCTCTACCTCAATATAGGTAAGGCTTACATAGGATTAGAGCAATGGCCCCTAGCCTTAAATTACAGCAAAAAGGCGGTCTCCATTTTCAATGTACTACGCTTTAAAATGATCGCTCTAAATAACGTGGCGGCAATCTTCCTTGAAACGGAACAACCGGACAGTAGCCTAAAGTACGCCGAACTGAGCTACAGTCTTGCAGACTCTATACAAGATGACTATCACCGCCTGTTGACGAAAGTGAATCAGGCCGAAGCCCTTTTGAAGCTCAAGAGATATGACGAAGCCTTACCAATTATCGAAGGCAATATAGAGTTGAGTACCCAATTCGATTATCCGTACGGAATAGCTTCGGGCCTCAATCAGAAGGCGAATTATTTTGCTGGCCGGGGAGATTATCGAGCAGCACTCGAAATTTTACAAAAAGCAGAAGGTTTGGCTCCGGAAGTTTCTGATAAGGAGTTACTGATCGACACTTGGGGGAACCTCGAAGAGGTTTACGTTAAACTAGGCAACTATTCGGAGGCTTACTCCTTTCAGGTCCGGAGGGATCAGCTGAAAGACAGTCTCCATTCTGTTCAGAATACCAAAAACTTCAATGAGCTTTTGTTGCGTTTCCAGATGGCGGAAAAAGAAAAACAGATTGTTGAACAAAAACTGGAGCTGAAACGAAAAGAGGCTTCTCTAGCCAAGCGAGACCTTCAGATTTTAATCGTTAGCACTAGTTTGGTTCTTCTTTTACTCGGTAGCTTGACATTCGTATTCAGAACCCGTCAACTACAAGAGCGAAAAGTCCAGAACGCAGTTATCGCCGAAAAAGAAAAGGGCCTTTCGGCGGTCATTTCTGCAACGGAAGAGGAGCGAAAACGCATCAGTAAGGATTTGCACGATGGCATTGGTCAAAAGCTCACCGCACTGAAACCGGGTATAATAAACTTAGCTCCTCAACTACAAGACAAGGAATTGAAACAGCAACTTGATCAGATTTCAAATGAGTTTAGTAAAAGTGCCGAAGAGCTTCGTCAAATCTCGCATCAAATGATGCCCAAAGCCCTAATGGAACAAGGGCTTATTCAGGCCTTGGAAGACCTCTTGGAGAATACCTTTAAGTTTAGTCCTATTACCTGCAACTTCGAGTACTACAAGGTGGAAGGCCGTTATGCGGAACGGCTTGAGGTTAGTGTATATCGCATTGCCCAGGAGCTTTTAAATAATGCCTTGAAGCACGCCCGGGCCACTGAGATTCACATGCAATTAATGGAGTTAGACAAACAACTCATTCTCATTGTAGAAGACAAGGGTAAAGGATTCGACAGCGGTCTTGCCCAAGGGCAAGGGCTGTATAACATTAAGAGTCGATTGGATATCGTTAAAGGGGTAGTGAATTATGAGCCGGGGCCAGAAACCGGCATGTTGGCCACAGTAACCATACCGTTGTCATGA